In Scatophagus argus isolate fScaArg1 chromosome 14, fScaArg1.pri, whole genome shotgun sequence, the following proteins share a genomic window:
- the f9b gene encoding coagulation factor IXb, producing MAGVCLLAFIAGLLLEAYGLPADIPEAETGAVFVSQQAANKVLIRQRRYNSGHLEEVLYKANLERECREEVCTMEEAREVFEDDEKTMEFWATYFDGDQCKPQPCQNGAVCEDGIRTYTCWCKPNFGGKNCEIEVSKQCSVNNGGCSHFCVMQADLPVCRCAAGYHLGPDKRTCEPTEHFSCGRVNLSSNAITRRIADPLLSTHNSERNWTSSGTLQDDYSDINTTRLLDYYDFDLELFNASKVDTRSERLASSSSVNPAEAVLSSGEASSATEAPSDTEKLPSWAFFPTLPTITAEHNTDQRIVGGDEAIPGEIPWQVALMSHSATLQRAEPFCGGSLLSEIWVITAAHCLKQADIDKRSFFVRVGEHDVNKADGRERDHIVAEQHIHFMYNYTKSPYNHDIALLKLASPVELSIQRRPICLGPKDFTENLLRESSSSLVSGWGRLKFLGREATKLQKLEVPYVERTQCKQSSRDHITRFMFCAGFQSELKDSCQGDSGGPHATKYKGTWFLTGIVSWGEECAKDGKYGIYTRVSQYYPWISQKTGIQIN from the exons ATGGCTGGAGTTTGTTTACTGGCTTTCATTGCTGGTTTGCTACTGGAGGCGTACGGGCTGCCGGCAGACATCCCAGAGGCAGAAACAG GGGCTGTATTTGTGTCTCAACAGGCGGCGAACAAAGTGCTGATTCGTCAGCGCAGGTACAACAGCGGCCACCTTGAAGAAGTACTCTACAAAGCCAACCTGGAGCGGGAGTGTAGAGAGGAAGTCTGCACGATGGAAGAGGCCAGGGAGGTGTTTGAGGATGATGAGAAAACT ATGGAGTTCTGGGCCACCTACTTCg ATGGCGACCAGTGTAAGCCACAGCCCTGCCAAAATGGAGCAGTGTGTGAAGACGGGATCAGGACATACACCTGCTGGTGCAAACCAAACTTTGGCGGCAAGAACTGTGAGATCG aggtgTCCAAGCAATGTTCGGTCAACAACGGTGGGTGTTCCCATTTCTGTGTGATGCAGGCGGACCTGCCTGTGTGTCGCTGTGCAGCTGGTTACCATCTTGGGCCGGACAAGAGAACCTGTGAACCGACAG AACATTTCAGCTGTGGTCGTGTGAACTTGTCCTCCAACGCCATCACCAGAAGGATCGCCGACCCTCTGTTATCCACACACAACTCTGAAAGAAACTGGACTTCCAGCGGGACCCTGCAGGACGACTACTCTGACATCAATACGACACGGCTACTTGATTACTATGATTTTGATTTAGAACTGTTCAACGCCTCTAAGGTCGACACAAGGTCTGAGAGGTTGGCTTCAAGCTCCTCTGTAAATCCAGCCGAGGCTGTCCTGAGCAGTGGGGAGGCAAGTAGTGCCACTGAAGCGCCCTCAGACACAGAGAAGTTGCCGTCCTGGGCTTTCTTTCCCACACTCCCCACCATCACTGCAGAGCACAACACTGACCAGAGGATTGTGGGAGGTGACGAGGCCATTCCTGGAGAGATACCTTGGCAG GTGGCCCTCATGTCTCACTCAGCCACCCTTCAAAGAGCAGAGCCTTTCTGTGGAGGATCTCTGCTCAGTGAAATATGGGTCATCACCGCTGCCCACTGCCTGAAGCAGGCCGACATCGATAAACGAAGTTTTTTCGTCAGAGTGG GTGAGCATGATGTGAACAAGGCTGATGGTCGAGAGCGAGACCACATCGTGGCAGAGCAGCATATCCACTTCATGTACAATTACACAAAGTCACCCTATAACCATGATATTGCGCTACTGAAGCTCGCCAGTCCAGTGGAGCTCTCCATCCAACGACGTCCCATCTGCCTGGGTCCCAAAGACTTCACAGAGAACCTGTTGAGGGAGTCCAGCAGTTCTCTGGTGAGTGGCTGGGGACGGTTAAAATTCCTGGGCCGTGAGGCCACCAAACTTCAGAAGCTGGAGGTCCCCTATGTGGAACGCACCCAGTGCAAACAGAGCAGCCGGGACCACATCACTCGCTTCATGTTCTGCGCTGGTTTCCAAAGTGAACTCAAGGACTCATGTCAGGGGGACAGTGGGGGGCCACATGCCACCAAGTACAAAGGCACTTGGTTCCTGACAGGCATCGTCAGCTGGGGGGAGGAGTGCGCCAAGGACGGGAAGTACGGCATCTACACTCGTGTGTCACAGTACTACCCATGGATCAGTCAGAAAACAGGGATACAAATTAACTGA
- the LOC124070673 gene encoding proto-oncogene DBL has product MAESNPSWGFPRLRRAATSFPGNLHLVLVLRPTGLLSNTPSPSSSTDLGFRFSQDDFLLKMPVVMLRSVGDLLRYIDENHLTSDFTAKVEYCQSDWIVLRTAIETFAVTVKEIAQVLQGFGSELSETELPDEANAIEFLLHSHTHRYRQMKDDIRNVLKEGRLLLSNLETVKASKRDVEEERDIRADMDTVQRLLAQLRDMEEAFDGFFEKHHLKLQQYLQLLLYEMSFQQMDEVLKKLTDQEKEIAYVGATVVQTEQLLRDLEKLDTRAQDEMARAQVVILHGHQLAANHHYALALIVQRCNELRHHCDVITTAMRTKRASLTRARDLLLRLEGALRWCDEGAYLLASQMVDRFQTREGAQEALQCLSCHQERVPSALKNTQDTLSLEFEAILTPQLQSQILMVTEKLNSMQSMIRNREQCLRKLADVQVRPVQLVAPRPEPDQTSQRCKSPLFSPKHGVDFNVLNSKFSFDLLPGKRATRRNNCQPKIEVMHDFQGNRSSLYGPTTDTESEAEDNPEQVTRHIIKELIATERVYVDELLSVLLGYRAEMEDPSMSNLLPSALRSQKDVLFGNMPEIYQFHSRIFLQDLQGCLETPERVGACFLQRKEKFQVYERYCQNKPRSELLWRQCSDSPFFQECQKKLDHKLGLDSYLLKPVQRLTKYQLLLKELLKHCTEERYRCELQEALDSMLELLKSVNDSMHQIAITGYQGDLSQLGRVVLQGGFSVWISHKRAAVRMKELARFKPMQRHLFLYEHALLFCKRRDEDSHDRTPFYSFKSCLRMSAVGITENVKGDVRKFEIWYSGREVVYIVQAPTLEVKVAWLTEIRKILTNQLKMRQDEAPSLPLSDNPLSDSASEMCVSWGGASVGGCSACLPVPHSSSATSHSHRLGGEESTHTSPAHSDPVVHSPRRTWPVPAHSVAICDGLEDWGAATDFSNISDSDEEDQPAPLVAGRYRVMVESSMASADDIIFNCGDVIQLLHEELSGMWMVRNISRGEEGRVLSEDLHRILGETC; this is encoded by the exons ATGGCGGAGTCCAACCCGTCGTGGGGGTTCCCCCGTCTGCGCCGGGCCGCG acCTCATTTCCAGGCAATCTTCATTTGGTCTTAGTGCTCCGCCCCACCGGCTTGTTGAGCAACACTCCCAGTCCGTCTTCGAGCACTGACCTGGGCTTTCGCTTCAGCCAGGATGACTTCCTGTTAAAGATGCCG GTGGTGATGCTGCGCTCGGTCGGTGACCTGCTGCGCTACATCGATGAAAACCACCTGACGTCGGACTTCACTGCAAAAGTAGAGTATTGCCAAAGTGACTGGATCGTCCTCCGCACG GCCATTGAGACCTTTGCAGTGACAGTGAAAGAGATCGCCCAGGTGTTGCAGGGATTCGGATCAGAGCTGTCTGAGACCGAACTCCCAGATGAGGCAAATGCCATCGAGTTCctgctgcactcacacacacaccgataCCGACAGATGAAG GACGATATCCGAAATGTGCTGAAAGAAGGACGCCTGCTGCTGTCGAACCTGGAAACTGTCAAGGCCTCTAAGagagatgtggaggaggagagggacaTAAGAGCAGACATGGACACTGTTCAGAG GCTCCTGGCCCAGCTCCGGGACATGGAGGAGGCTTTTGATGGCTTCTTTGAGAAACACCacctgaagctgcagcagtacctccagctgctgctctaTGAAATGAGTTTCCAACAG ATGGACGAGGTGCTGAAGAAGCTCACGGACCAGGAGAAGGAAATCGCCTATGTGGGAGCTACAGTGGTTCAGACAGAACAGCTTCTGAGAGACCTGGAGAAGCTGGACACACGTGCTCAG GACGAGATGGCTCGTGCCCAGGTGGTCATCCTGCATGGTCACCAGTTGGCTGCCAACCACCACTACGCCCTGGCACTCATCGTCCAACGCTGCAATGAGCTGCGACatcactgtgatgtcatcaccacTGCCATGCGCACAAAGCGGGCCTCGCTCACACGAGCACGAGACCTGCTGCTCCGTCTGGAAGGG gcccTTCGGTGGTGTGATGAGGGTGCTTATCTTCTGGCTAGTCAAATGGTGGACAGATTCCAAACCAGAGAGGGAGCTCAGGAGGCACTGCAGTGCCTGAGCTGTCACCAGGAGAGGGTGCCGTCTGCACTGAAAAACACCCAGGACACTCTGAGCCTGGAGTTTGAAGCCATACTCACCCCACAGCTGCAG TCCCAAATCTTGATGGTAACAGAGAAGCTTAACTCGATGCAGTCCATGATCAGAAACAGAGAGCAGTGTCTGAGGAAGTTGGCAGATGTACAGGTCAGACCAGTTCAGCTGGTGGCCCCCAGACCCGAACCCGACCAGACCTCACAGCGCTGCAAGTCACCCCTCTTCTCACCCAAACACG GTGTTGACTTTAATGTGCTGAACTCCAAGTTCTCCTTCGACCTGCTTCCTGGCAAGAGAGCCACAAGGAGGAACAACTGCCAACCCAAG attgAGGTAATGCATGATTTCCAAGGCAACCGAAGTTCCCTGTATGGCCCCACCACGGACACAGAGTCAGAGGCAGAAGACAATCCAGAGCAGGTCACACG CCACATTATAAAGGAACTCATCGCTACAGAGAGGGTCTATGTGgatgagctgctgtctgtgcttCTG GGCTACAGAGCAGAAATGGAGGACCCGTCCATGTCTAATCTTCTTCCTTCAGCTCTACGCAGCCAGAAAGACGTTCTGTTTGGCAACATGCCAGAGATCTACCAGTTCCACAGCAG GATCTTCCTCCAAGATCTGCAGGGTTGCCTGGAGACCCCAGAGAGGGTGGGGGCTTGTTTCCTGCAGCGG AAAGAGAAGTTCCAGGTGTATGAGCGTTACTGCCAAAACAAACCTCGCTCTGAGTTGCTATGGAGACAGTGCTCTGATTCGCCCTTCTTTCAG GAGTGCCAGAAGAAGCTGGACCACAAGCTGGGTCTGGACTCTTATCTCCTGAAACCGGTCCAACGCCTCACCAAGTACCAGCTGCTTCTCAAG GAGCTGTTGAAACACTGTACCGAGGAGAGATACCGCTGTGAACTCCAGGAGGCCCTGGACTCCATGCTGGAGCTTCTGAAGTCTGTCAACGACTCCATGCATCAGATAGCCATCACTGGATATCAG GGTGACCTCAGCCAGCTGGGCCGGGTGGTGCTGCAGGGGGGCTTCAGCGTGTGGATCAGCCATAAGAGGGCAGCGGTGCGGATGAAAGAGCTGGCCAGGTTCAAACCCATGCAGAGACATCTCTTCCTCTACGAACACGCCCTGCTCTTCTGCAAGCGCAGAGACGAGGACTCTCACGACAGGACGCCCTTCTACAGCTTCAAGTCCTGCCTCAGA ATGAGTGCAGTGGGAATCACAGAAAACGTGAAAGGAGATGTGAGGAAATTTGAAATCTGGTACAGCGGCAGAGAAGTGGTGTACATCGTTCAG GCGCCCACACTTGAGGTCAAAGTTGCCTGGCTGACGGAGATTCGAAAAATTCTCACCAACCAGCTGAAGATGCGTCAAG ATGAGGCTCCCTCTCTTCCACTTTCAGACAACCCCCTCTCTGACAG TGCATCAGAGATGTGTGTTTCATGGGGCGGAGCGTCGGTGGGAGGCTGCTCAGCGTGTCTGCCTGTTCCTCACAGCTCCTCGGCAACAAGCCACTCCCACAGGCTCGGAGGGGAGGAGTCAACACACACTAGCCCCGCCCACTCAGACCCCGTGGTTCACTCGCCTCGCCGCA CTTGGCCTGTCCCTGCCCACTCAGTGGCGATCTGTGATGGCCTGGAGGACTGGGGTGCAGCCACAGACTTCTCCAACATATCAGACTCAGACGAGGAGGATCAGCCTGCCCCCCTG GTGGCGGGCAGGTACAGGGTCATGGTAGAAAGCAGCATGGCCAGCgctgatgacatcatctttAATTGTGGTGATGTCATCCAGCTTCTTCATGAGGAATTGTCAGgaatgtg GATGGTGAGGAACATAAGCCGTGGTGAAGAAGGGCGTGTTCTGTCTGAGGACCTGCACAGGATTCTGGGAGAAACCTGCTAa